ACTTCATTAGGTACAATATCATCTGCATATCTGAAATCAAATCCAGCCATTAGACACTCAGTTCTGAAATCCCATTCTGTTCCCTTTCTATCTTCACAGAATTGGTcgaattttgttcttttctttggtTTATATGCTCTGTTTTTCATGGCTGCTGCTGTTCAAAGCTTACAAAACCATGACAACACCAACCAGGAAGTTGGTAGACAAGAAATACAAGCAGCCATTGCTAAAGCAGTGGAGCTTAGAGCTTTACAGCCGAGTGCAGCAGAGCTCCGTCAAGCTGGAGTCAAGTTTAAGCTGGGGTCGAGCAAGAACTATTTGAcgtaaaattcaataaaagtaGAGGGAGACTGGAAATTCCACGATTACTAGTAATTGACCAGACAGAGATCTTATTCAGAAATCTTCAGGCATTTGGGCAATGCAATTGCAGCGACAAATATGTGACTAACTATATTACCATGATCAATTTGCTTGATAATGACGCCGTTTTAAGTGTTGTCCACAATCTTGACAAAGAAAATCTCATCTTCCTCGACAATTTCTACTTTTATGAAATTGTTGAAGATCTGAATAAATACTGTAGAAATCGGAGGCACAAATGGAAGACAAGCTTGAAACAAAATTAGTTCCGTAATCCATGGGCCATAATATCTGTAATCGCTGCTGCTATTCTCTCCTCATGCTCACTGTGATACAAACTGTGTGCTCTATCATTCAAGTTGTTTAGGTCTGCTATCTTAATTGTTCTGTATGACTTCCGCACTGTGTGTACATGTACTTTACTGCCTAGTCattgtatttaaattattaaataaaatacttactGTTACCTTTTAATTGCCGTCTTTGTGGAAAGAAAGTTGAAAAGTGCTGCATTTTCCTGTGATGTGATATTGTCTCGTATAGATATGGTTTTGCGGTTTTGCTTAAGTttagttgtgattgtttttattttttaaattattttttattttaaaatgtattaaaataatatttttttaaaaatatatttaagattagtgtattaaaatcattaaaatatatataaaaaattaattttgttttttaaaaaaggtgcAGAACTATAGTTGACAAGGTACAAGCCTAGAAAAGTCTTCAGGAAAACTGTAGAATTGAAGCGTTTGAATGAGTAGTGAGAGGTGGTCCcttttttatgagaaataatTGAGGTGATCGTTCCCTTTTATCAGAGAAATAATTGAGGGCcaatcattcaaaaaaaaaaaaaacataaaaagtattgaaataaaaaatcattatttattgattCAGCTAATTGATGGAtcgataataaaataaaatattttaaataaatgctTATAATACAAATGATTTGATTGAGATTGTCTTATAATCcctggaatatatatatatatatatatattactaaatGAGTAATAAACATGATAGTGATTGGAGCACCGGTGATTGTTGAAagatttatgatattaaaacttgattattattttttaaatattttatagaactATTTgaggtaaaaatatttttaatgaataaaaaagatttatacagtattttacatataataaacattctttaataaaaaaaatattgtaaaagtTTATCTAAAAAGGGTTTATATAGAAAGGTTTAACCAAGAAATTAATATAGTAAAACTTTCACAAAACTTTTAAACAAGTTTTGCATTAAAATTGGATCCTTTTGTTTTGGGGCCATCCCATACAAAATATATCTATGTCTCAAATCCAAAATCTTTCTAAAACATTATTATCACGAGAGCTTTCgtgaattaattatatattttggtgAAGACTCATGTCATTGAAGTCTGGTACCATCCCCTCTACGTTAGGTGAATATAAACAAGACAACAAAAGAGAAGGGACAGCTTGCAAACCTAAGGCTGTTTAGACATGGAAATTCTAGTGTGAAATCGACAGAGACAGGACAGATGAATATACGAATCCAATTATTCAATTGTATCACATGCGACCATGCCTCATAATTACGACTATTACTTTCACCTTTCCCCTCTTCGGATTACATTTATAGTTTTCCATTAGCTTACCGATCAACGGCTCAAATCCCATTTCACTGTCTCCTTCCGTCCTCCTTCACCTCTCGCCTTGCCCCTATAAAAATCGCCAGAACCTCCTATCCCTACCCAGCGAAAACTTTCAAATCTCTAACTTTCCCTCGTTTTCTCGAGAAACAAACAGAAACCCGAAACCCCAGTTTCCCAATTCATTTATTTCAATGGCACAAGGCAAACAGCAAGAAAATCCACCGGAGGGAAAGCCCTAAGGAACAACTAGCCACGAAGGCAGCCAGGAAAACATCTCTTTGGACACGAGCTAAACTTCTAAAACTGCGGTTGTTGAGAGCTTGCAAGAGCATCTCCAACGGGAGAGGCAAATAATAAGGTAAAGTTAAAAAACTgtctttttaacttttattttattaattaagcaTTACAACGTAGCAATCAtaagaaaagctaaaatagCTATTTAAATTGAGAAAAGCTATTTTTACAAGTTTATGTAGAaatagtcaaaaaaaaaaaaaaagatgttgccAACAGCTATTTATAGCCGTTGgtcaacagtttttttttaaaaaaaaaataaaaaaataaacttgtttttgttttaaatcttgTATTGTTTTAAGTAGTTTAAGTTTCTGTCCATTTGCCTTTTTATGATAggcataatgtttttttttattcaaaataatactACATAATATCTGTAATCGCTGGCGTTATTCTCCTCGCGCTCACTGTGATACAAACCGTGTGCTCTCTCATTCAAGTTGTTTAGGTCTACTATCTCAGTTGTTTAGTCATTGTTAGCTTCTTAAATTTACCTGCTGTATTTCTTGATGGCAAAAcatcacaaattttttaataaattaacaaaaaaaaaaagaaagaggcgTGGCTATTTCACATAACAAAATTCacgtaaaaaaaatgatctgaaTTGCCATGCAACACAAGCCAGGGATCTAGCCATGCTCTACCATGATTGCTTGCTTTATGCTATACTTTATACTTCAAAGGAGGTTTATAATAGAATATTGTTAACGTGCAAATCATTATAAATATTGGAATGCCTTGAAGCCATTGTAGAAAATGCTTCCACCTTTGAAGCATTTGCTTTATGCTATACTTGAAACGAGGCTtgagaatatatattatattctaaCCCTCCCAGTGCTGAATATTCCTCAAAGAAAATGGCCGGCGAAATCAACAATTATTCCCGAAAGAAAGTGCAAATCCATTCGATAGAACAGAGAGGCTTGTTAAGCATTTCATGCCATTTCTGCATCAATATTAAATCCTTCATAAAGAGATTAATATTTGGTTATCGGTCTATATATTGATTGTGCAGTTATCTCGTCCACAATTAGCTTTCCTCTCCCTCAGATTACATTTCCTGGTCTATTGATCTTCATTTTGTGGATCGCTGAAACTAGTTTGAATATTATAGGATATCCAAGGGTTTGACAAGTGACGAAGTggttttttataagaaaatagcTTGTATAATCTTTTGTAAAAATCTAAACTCAATTTAATGATTAAatctctaattattattattttcagtcCATGAAAATATATGTTAGGTCATTCATATTTTATCGAAAGCAAAGTATCATATAATTACTCATATATTCTTACAAACCCGGCtacatcataaatattatagaataaaactaattattatCTAAGAGGATACTTTGCTTGCCGTTGGAAAAATAAAACGTTTTGGAATGTATATTAAAGAGGGAGAGTCTACCATTCTTGGCACATCTCTTTGGAGACTAGAGGCAGAGCAAAAGTTCTAAAACTGTCGGTTGTCGAGAGCTTTTAGGTATTTAAGTTTTTATCCAACAGGCTTTTTATGATTGACATTACGTTTTTTTTTGCTCTAAATAATAttgtgtgaaaaataattttctccaAGAGAAAAGAATTATCAACATTATTTGCACATTTCTTTTATCATACTTTTTTTGTCatgataaaatatcattttttctaACGACAAACTCTTAGAATTCTTTTCACAAATAGAAAACTTAGTAAGCAAATTTCTTATGaaacaatatataataatgatttattttgataattaatttttatcatttcatacaAATCATGTGGAACTATACAAATAATGGcacattattaataattttaattaaagaaacttAATACACCACTTATTTTGTATCACTCATGTGCCCCCcccgcacacacacacacataaattaCTGGTTAAATTGTTGCTAGTGAAGGCAAACTTAAGGCTGTATCTATTTTTTGGGTTTcgtaattgaatttgttttctcagtggtaacaatttttttgatCTGCTTGTTTTGTTCTAATACTAGCCATCATCTTAATTCAGTCACAGGATGGAAATCAAATCATTCTGCATAGAGCCTACAAATGCTTTCTCCAACACATGTTGTATATATAAAGTTCCTGAGCGATTACGCGAGTTGAACGAAAAGGCCTACACACCTCGATTGGTGTCCATAGGCCCAATTCACCATGGTAAAGAGAAGCTAGTAAAGAGAAGCTAAAAGCCATGGAAGACCACAAAATAACGTACCTGCAAGAATTCCTTGCCCAGACCAAGGTAAGTTTCGAgtgttttattgaatttatgaaggAGAACGAAACAATATTGCGTAATTGCTATGCCGAAACCATTGGGTTTTGTAGCGAATACTTCTCAAAAATGATATTACTGGATGCTGCCTTCGTCATTATGTTTTTGCTGAAGTGCAAGTACAGAGAACTCAGAGGAAGCAGCGACAAGATTTTCTATCCTCCATACAAGAGTGTAGAAGTAAGGCTTGATATCTGTTTGCTTGAAAATCAGCTCCCGTTCGTCATCCTCGAGGAGTTGTGGGGACTATCCTCTGTATTCGGCTTTTCTCCAAAAGCTACACTGATTGAGCTTACTCATCGGTTCTTTTCACATGAATGGGGTTCATGGGTAGTGGGGgattttttggagaaaatagATTTCTCCGAAGCGAAACATTTGGTTGACTTTCTTACAATTTATCATCAGCCAACTGAACAGCAACAGTATGAGGAACCTGAGGTTATAACCGCACCCAGTATAAAGGAGCTCCACCAAGCGGGGGTCAAGTTTGTGTTGAGTTCAAGCAAACATCTTCTTGACATAAAATTCAATAGAAATAAAGGGAGACTAGAAATTCCACAATTACAGTTTGTTGACG
This region of Populus alba chromosome 3, ASM523922v2, whole genome shotgun sequence genomic DNA includes:
- the LOC118028536 gene encoding UPF0481 protein At3g47200-like → MEDHKITYLQEFLAQTKVSFECFIEFMKENETILRNCYAETIGFCSEYFSKMILLDAAFVIMFLLKCKYRELRGSSDKIFYPPYKSVEVRLDICLLENQLPFVILEELWGLSSVFGFSPKATLIELTHRFFSHEWGSWVVGDFLEKIDFSEAKHLVDFLTIYHQPTEQQQYEEPEVITAPSIKELHQAGVKFVLSSSKHLLDIKFNRNKGRLEIPQLQFVDDSEIIIRNLQAFEQCHGLKHGYVGDYIFLMGLFLRASKDVEILVENRILENWLPSNEEVVQLFYNLNKQNGVWRRTFLFKGLIKDLNAFCEKPWNKWKAILKQNYFNTPWAAISVSGAVILLILAVLHISNNTAATSQDQQQQQHHRSSSSITAPPTATTLQDGKQISHHNQEDTPMATTLQNGNNHNQEDTPTVTILQNDNKSETNQPP